Part of the Caretta caretta isolate rCarCar2 chromosome 7, rCarCar1.hap1, whole genome shotgun sequence genome is shown below.
CTCACACAGCTCCACGCACGTCACCTCACACGGCTCCCTGAGGGGATCCTTGCACATCCCCTCAGACAGCTCCTCAGGGGGACCTTTGCACAACCCCTCACACGGCTCCCTAGGGGCGCCTTTGCCCGTCTCACATGGCTCCAGGAAGAATGAGGCACAGAGGATAAGGGGGTTAGTTTGCGCGCCGGGGGAGCCTAGCTGCCCAGAAACCTGGAATGGCAGGGAGGAAGGCAGGGCAGTAAGGCCCTGATATGAGGATGGGGGTCTGGATCTGATCCACAGGAGGTGAGGGCAGCAGCACAGGGGGCTTTGTCCTGGGGGGCTCACCTGGCTCTGGCCTCATCCCAGGGGACCCAGTGAGGGGATGTCCCAGGAAGGGGGTGTCTCACCTGGCTCTGTGCGGGAGGCTTTGTCTGGATGGGGCTCCTTCCCACTTCTGATAGCCACTGCACCTCCTTGTCAGTGCTGTGGAGCCAGGCCAGGCTGTTCTGCCCTGGGGTCGCCACAGGTAGCTGGATGGGGTTGCAGGCCTCACCAGGGGTCAGCACTGCCTGGGATGGGGCACCACCACAATCCAGAGTCCCCTCAGCCATAGCGATGCTGGGAGTAGAAactgggggtcagggctgggaatgGCCccgtctccttcccccacccagccAGGGTTAAGCCCTATGTCTATTCCCCAGGATCCAAGCCCTAAAGTTCAGACACCCCTGCACTGGCAATTTAGGCCCTTCAccagattggggtgggggggaggattcCCCATACCACAGAATCCCATATACACACACTGGAACTTCTGGTCCTTCCCCTGTGGGGGGCACTTCCCAGCCCCAAAAAGCCTCACTGTGACACCCCCAACCCTTGCCAGGGGTCACCTCCCCCCTTCAGCTAGACTATCACTCCCTCTTCCCTGAGAAACCCCATTGTGGGGACAGAGGGAGTCTGTGCCTGGgctgacccccaccccagcctcccctCAGTCGGTCACACACCATCAGGCGCTGTCCTGGGCCATCCCAGGATGTGCAGGGATTACAGGGCCCAGCagtccccagggcagggagccgACAGATGCTCCAGGCACCATAAGCGCTTTGTCCTGACACCAGGCTAATCCCCTGGGCACAACAGCTCTATGGTGGATTCCCCTATTCAGTGCTACCCGCTAGGACCTTCTGCATTGTCAGTGCCCCCCAACCTGGCTAGAGCACCCCTGCCAAGCTCCCCTGTACTCCCAACCCTTGGATCCCCCTGCATTCAGTAATCTCCACCCCAGGGAGAgtgctctcctctcctccctggactgcactcccagccctgggccccaccccatcccatcccccacactATGAGGGCTGCCTGCTCCAGGGAGATGTTCCCAACCCCTGCACCTACAGATTAAGGTGGGAGCCCAGACCAATCAGGGCAtgggcagctgctgccctggcccGGAGTTGTCCCAGGACATGGATAATTACGAGGGGAGGATTGGAATCAG
Proteins encoded:
- the LOC142072711 gene encoding uncharacterized protein LOC142072711 isoform X2, with protein sequence MAEGTLDCGGAPSQAVLTPGEACNPIQLPVATPGQNSLAWLHSTDKEVQWLSEVGRSPIQTKPPAQSQPCETGKGAPREPCEGLCKGPPEELSEGMCKDPLREPCEVTCVELCEDTPPWELCRDPPMEPCEGLCKEMCKDPPPRKPCEGPLGSPVQGKAQLPSIVVEPTEAGEVESRELRWPPDDFLLLEGEDELFTDGEEAPRTGEHPG
- the LOC142072711 gene encoding uncharacterized protein LOC142072711 isoform X1, which encodes MAEGTLDCGGAPSQAVLTPGEACNPIQLPVATPGQNSLAWLHSTDKEVQWLSEVGRSPIQTKPPAQSQVSGQLGSPGAQTNPLILCASFFLEPCETGKGAPREPCEGLCKGPPEELSEGMCKDPLREPCEVTCVELCEDTPPWELCRDPPMEPCEGLCKEMCKDPPPRKPCEGPLGSPVQGKAQLPSIVVEPTEAGEVESRELRWPPDDFLLLEGEDELFTDGEEAPRTGEHPG